In Massilia sp. METH4, the genomic window CCCATCTCGCGCAGGTGCTGCAATTCCTGGCTGTAGTAGTGCAGGAAGCGTGGCGAAGTCATCGCGTTCCTCCGGCCTGTTCGGCCACGGTCACGTGAGCCACGTCGAGATCGAGCTCGGTGCGCAGGTACAGGCGTTCCGGATATGGCTGGGCCCACAGGTCGCCCTCGATCTCGAAGACCAGCTTGGCGATGCTGTCGGTGGGCACGGCGCGCACGGTGACCGAGGAGCGGTTCAGGCGCGGCTCGAAATCCCAGATCGCCTGGCGGATCGACCGCTCCAGGTCGGCCAGCTGCATATTGGCCAGCGAGGCACCGGAAATATCGGGCATGCCGTAGTTGAGTACCGAGGAGGATACGTGCGGCAGTGCCGGCGCATCCGTCACGGACAGCAGGTTGGTGGCGTTGAACAGCCAGCCGAGGTCGCGCAGCACGCCCTCGCGCAACGCCTTGGCCGACAGCACCCGCCGCTCGCGCGGCTCCACGGCGGAATCGGGTTCGTGGTCGGTCAAGCGGTCCAGCAGCGAAGGCTGCAGGCGCTCGCGGGGCGACAGCTCAGCCATTGCGGCTCTCGTGACCGTCGAAGACGATGCTGCGCGTCGCGAGCAGCGCGTAGTCGCCGCTGTCGCTCACGAACATGCGCTGGCCCAGGCCGCGCGGCCCATCCCACTGCGTGCGGCGCGCCAGTTTCAACGCGTCGTCGCCCTCTTCCACCGTTCCCGCATAGCGCGTGGGGATCAATCCCACCGATTGCGCGCCGTTCGCGAAGGTGAAGCTGGCGGCGGCCCAGACGGTGTCGCGCAGGTCGGCCGGGGCTTCGATCTCGATGGCGGCCAGCCGCGTGAACGGCATCCAGAAATAGCGGCCATCGATGATCGCCTCGAGCACGGGGCCGAGCCGCTGGTCGGCGTCCGCCAGCCATTCGAACGGATTGCCGTCGATCGTGCCGGCCGTCGCGGTGGCGAGGTCGAACGCCTGTTCGCGCAGTCCCGCCGCCGCGCCCGGCGATGCGCGGTCCACCCTCAGCGCCTCGACGAGCAGGCCGATCCAGCTCTCCGGTTCGCCGAAGATCAGGGGCGCGCGCTCGCCCGAGAAGACCGCCTTGCGAAACGCTTCGCAGCGGATCGCCTCGCGGTAGGTCTGCACCATCGGTAACGTTGCGGCATCGAGTTCGCCGGCCACGTTCAGCTGCGTGAGGGCGCGCTGCCACTGGCCCTGCACGGCCAGCAGCTGGAACAGGAAGGTGCGCAGCTTGACGTCGGCGCTGTCTTGCCGGATCGCCTGTTGCAACGCTTCCAGCCCGCCTGCCAGGTCGCAATCGCGCACCAGTTGTTCTGCCTGCATATTGCCTCCAGTTTCGATGAAGAGGCCCGCCGGGGCGGGCCGTGCGCGTCAGGTCACGTTGCCGTCGGATTCAGCGATATTCCACGTAAATGCCTTGTCGCCGAGCATCTTGCCTTTTTCGTCCTGCGCCTTGTAGACGAAGTTGACCTTGGCGAAGTTGAGCGTGACGTTCTCCGTCAGCCGGTCTTCACCGCCGCTGCCGCCGGTCGAAATCGAGGTCACGATCACTTCTTCCATCGTGATGGTGATATAGGGAGCCTGCCCCTCGCCCGCCTTGCGTACCAGCAGCTCCGCCTTGGGCACGTGGGTCCCGCGCGCCAGCGCGAACATCAGCGCATTGCTCGCGCTGTCGACATA contains:
- a CDS encoding type VI secretion system tube protein Hcp; this encodes MAVDMFINMGDSIKGETTDKVRKEKNDIDVLAWSWGMSQSGTTHMGGGGGSGKASFQDLSFTKYVDSASNALMFALARGTHVPKAELLVRKAGEGQAPYITITMEEVIVTSISTGGSGGEDRLTENVTLNFAKVNFVYKAQDEKGKMLGDKAFTWNIAESDGNVT
- a CDS encoding type VI secretion system accessory protein TagJ, coding for MQAEQLVRDCDLAGGLEALQQAIRQDSADVKLRTFLFQLLAVQGQWQRALTQLNVAGELDAATLPMVQTYREAIRCEAFRKAVFSGERAPLIFGEPESWIGLLVEALRVDRASPGAAAGLREQAFDLATATAGTIDGNPFEWLADADQRLGPVLEAIIDGRYFWMPFTRLAAIEIEAPADLRDTVWAAASFTFANGAQSVGLIPTRYAGTVEEGDDALKLARRTQWDGPRGLGQRMFVSDSGDYALLATRSIVFDGHESRNG
- the tssE gene encoding type VI secretion system baseplate subunit TssE; translated protein: MAELSPRERLQPSLLDRLTDHEPDSAVEPRERRVLSAKALREGVLRDLGWLFNATNLLSVTDAPALPHVSSSVLNYGMPDISGASLANMQLADLERSIRQAIWDFEPRLNRSSVTVRAVPTDSIAKLVFEIEGDLWAQPYPERLYLRTELDLDVAHVTVAEQAGGTR